One window of the Runella slithyformis DSM 19594 genome contains the following:
- a CDS encoding sensor histidine kinase codes for MMTKRKIRLLISLMGLALLGLVGFQWHWITSALALRNEQFDLKVSDALQDVVRKLEKQEIIYLIRQREQIEQQQRKLEALNKNRLAKSSQSPKHSLPEEYAVVSNRGDKLTGSNPTDALTPRNRSMTDFQANLINEFLRQRNNELPHIERFLRIHAEQERIFDAWFDQMDRAFWPTDTITNGSVLTTMRSSVEKARQSAENVSQNVLPSRSKSKEKLLKVASASQTDLLKDVFKDLLFSKRPVEQRVNRIMLDSLLKKSLQERGIGIAYEFAIQNNIHQNIIFSTASYRPDSVDSGLFKASLFPNELNTMPSQLLVYFPERQAFILQNMGFTLISSALLLLVILGCFYVAVATILKQKKLSDVKNDFINNMTHEFKTPISTISLAVGMAREQVEMQAHPQKMKRYLGIIQDEVHRLGGHVEKVLQMALLDRGEIKLRPTTLNIHDVIEKVLNNLSVQLEQRQGEVELSFEANREMVEADELHLTNILTNLIDNANKYSLDAPPHITVSTGSDASNVYIRVTDHGLGMTKEQQAKIFEPFYRVPTGNVHDVKGFGLGLSYVKKMVEAHGGGIDVKSKPGEGSTFTIQLPLHKETLTH; via the coding sequence TATGGGCCTGGCACTGCTGGGGCTGGTGGGTTTTCAATGGCACTGGATTACGAGTGCGCTGGCGCTGCGCAATGAACAGTTTGACCTGAAAGTATCGGATGCGTTGCAGGATGTGGTGCGTAAACTGGAAAAACAGGAGATTATTTACCTGATTCGTCAACGCGAACAGATCGAGCAACAGCAGCGCAAGCTGGAAGCGCTGAACAAAAATCGGCTGGCCAAGTCGAGTCAATCGCCTAAGCATTCATTGCCCGAAGAGTATGCGGTGGTCTCCAATCGCGGCGATAAGCTGACCGGCTCTAATCCTACCGATGCACTTACCCCGCGCAATCGTTCGATGACGGATTTTCAGGCCAATCTTATCAACGAGTTTTTACGCCAACGAAACAATGAATTGCCCCATATTGAGCGCTTTTTGCGCATTCATGCCGAGCAGGAACGGATATTTGACGCGTGGTTTGACCAAATGGACCGCGCTTTTTGGCCTACCGACACTATCACCAACGGCTCAGTATTGACCACCATGCGGTCGTCGGTGGAGAAAGCTCGTCAAAGCGCTGAAAACGTTTCTCAAAATGTCTTACCGAGTCGTTCCAAATCCAAGGAAAAATTGCTCAAAGTCGCCTCGGCTTCGCAAACGGATCTATTGAAAGATGTTTTTAAGGATTTGCTTTTCAGCAAACGCCCCGTAGAGCAGCGCGTCAATCGTATCATGCTCGATTCGTTGCTGAAAAAGTCATTGCAGGAGCGCGGCATTGGCATCGCGTATGAATTTGCCATTCAAAATAATATTCATCAAAACATCATTTTTTCAACGGCGTCCTACCGTCCCGACAGCGTTGACTCGGGCTTATTCAAAGCAAGTCTGTTTCCCAATGAACTCAACACCATGCCGAGTCAGTTGCTGGTGTATTTCCCCGAACGACAGGCGTTTATTCTCCAAAATATGGGTTTTACGCTCATCAGCTCGGCGCTCTTGTTATTGGTAATTTTAGGATGTTTTTACGTGGCTGTAGCAACCATCCTCAAACAGAAAAAACTTTCGGACGTCAAAAATGACTTTATCAACAACATGACGCACGAATTCAAAACCCCGATCTCAACCATTTCGCTGGCGGTGGGTATGGCCCGTGAGCAGGTAGAAATGCAGGCACATCCCCAAAAAATGAAGCGGTATCTGGGAATCATTCAGGACGAGGTGCATCGCTTGGGCGGACACGTGGAAAAAGTACTTCAGATGGCCCTGCTGGATCGCGGAGAAATCAAGCTGCGACCGACAACGCTCAACATTCATGATGTGATCGAAAAGGTATTGAACAATCTCAGCGTACAACTCGAACAGCGGCAGGGAGAGGTGGAATTGAGCTTTGAGGCGAACCGGGAAATGGTAGAGGCTGATGAACTGCATTTGACCAATATTCTGACCAATCTGATCGATAACGCCAATAAATATTCCCTCGACGCCCCGCCGCACATTACAGTCAGTACTGGGAGCGATGCATCCAACGTCTATATTCGGGTAACGGACCATGGCTTGGGAATGACCAAAGAGCAGCAGGCCAAAATATTTGAGCCATTTTACCGCGTTCCGACGGGCAATGTGCACGATGTCAAAGGCTTTGGCCTGGGACTGAGCTACGTCAAAAAAATGGTGGAAGCCCACGGCGGCGGCATCGATGTCAAAAGCAAACCCGGCGAAGGCAGTACCTTTACCATTCAGTTGCCGTTACATAAAGAAACGTTGACCCATTAA
- a CDS encoding response regulator transcription factor, which yields MTHPQYSTKILLTEDDPNLGQLLQEYLTNKGYKTDLAVDGNAGLKRFLEGSFDLCLLDVMMPKKDGFSLAKEIRLTDKEVPIIFLTAKSMKEDTIQGFKVGADDYITKPFSMEELLLRIQAVLRRYQKTAPAHEPQQNVFSLGKYTFDFDRQLLMLNSAPQKLTSKEAALLKLFCENKNQPINRSLALKLIWGDDSYFNARSMDVYITKLRKHLKDDASLQIINLHGEGFKLLADE from the coding sequence ATGACCCACCCGCAGTACTCCACAAAAATTCTCCTGACCGAAGATGATCCTAATCTGGGACAGTTGTTACAGGAATACCTGACCAACAAAGGCTACAAAACGGATCTGGCCGTGGATGGAAACGCGGGACTCAAACGATTTTTGGAAGGCTCCTTTGATCTATGCCTGCTGGATGTGATGATGCCCAAAAAAGACGGTTTTTCGTTGGCCAAAGAAATTCGCCTGACCGACAAAGAAGTGCCCATCATCTTTCTGACGGCCAAAAGCATGAAAGAAGACACGATTCAGGGGTTTAAGGTCGGAGCGGATGATTATATCACCAAGCCGTTCAGCATGGAAGAGCTGTTGCTCAGAATACAGGCGGTGTTGCGGCGTTATCAGAAAACCGCTCCGGCGCATGAGCCGCAACAGAATGTATTTTCGTTGGGAAAATACACGTTTGACTTTGATCGTCAATTGCTTATGCTGAACAGTGCACCCCAAAAACTGACGAGCAAAGAAGCGGCCCTGCTCAAATTGTTCTGCGAGAACAAAAACCAACCCATCAATCGGAGTTTGGCGCTGAAGCTTATCTGGGGCGATGATTCGTACTTCAACGCCCGGAGCATGGATGTGTACATTACCAAGCTCCGAAAGCACCTCAAAGACGACGCATCGCTCCAGATCATCAACCTCCACGGTGAAGGCTTTAAGTTGTTGGCGGATGAATAA
- a CDS encoding FkbM family methyltransferase: MFTYLRNSFRRKIARRYTKEYPSLIHQYQLEKDGLIDFAEWDNPLATRLDLKQEMVDFFRKFIKEGDLVIDIGANVGDTTVPMGLAAGKSGLALGFDPNPYVFKILKENAALNPSKVNIHALPFAISVQEEEFYFISSEASFVNGGISSTKESRHGKFVYPHKIKGIPLMAFLEANYGDWLPKLSFIKVDTEGYDKEILKSISDLIAKYKPVIVAESFEHNRAEEKMELFETIARHGYDIFYFEEFDSTAKVVPIPNKEDITKWRININIYAVPR; encoded by the coding sequence ATGTTTACCTACCTCAGAAACTCCTTCCGTCGGAAAATAGCCAGAAGATATACCAAAGAATATCCTTCACTCATCCATCAATATCAACTGGAAAAAGACGGCCTGATCGATTTTGCCGAGTGGGACAACCCTTTGGCTACCCGTTTGGATCTGAAACAGGAGATGGTCGATTTTTTCCGAAAATTCATCAAAGAAGGAGATCTGGTCATAGACATTGGGGCCAACGTCGGAGATACTACCGTACCGATGGGCTTGGCGGCGGGAAAATCAGGCTTGGCGCTGGGCTTCGACCCCAATCCCTACGTGTTTAAGATATTGAAAGAAAATGCCGCACTCAATCCATCCAAAGTAAACATTCACGCCTTGCCGTTCGCGATTTCGGTGCAGGAAGAAGAATTTTACTTTATCTCTTCGGAAGCTTCGTTTGTCAACGGAGGAATATCATCGACCAAAGAAAGCCGGCATGGGAAATTCGTGTATCCGCATAAGATCAAAGGCATTCCGCTGATGGCGTTTCTGGAGGCGAATTATGGGGATTGGTTACCCAAACTTTCGTTTATCAAAGTAGATACCGAAGGCTACGACAAAGAGATTCTGAAATCCATTTCCGACCTGATCGCCAAGTATAAGCCCGTGATCGTGGCTGAAAGCTTTGAGCACAACCGTGCTGAAGAAAAAATGGAACTGTTTGAGACCATTGCCCGACACGGCTACGATATCTTTTACTTTGAGGAATTTGACAGCACCGCCAAAGTTGTTCCCATCCCCAACAAAGAAGACATTACGAAGTGGCGCATAAACATCAACATCTACGCCGTGCCGCGCTGA
- a CDS encoding family 16 glycoside hydrolase, whose product MKKILSILIAFVLSSLAAIAQQDNRITTLLGQFPARNAAQLQINMDEMAALGKSGIAQLASALVPAAKGDNAKVQYAIGGFTNFVTQSGKEEWRKMAAEAYAEALGKVTDKDNQAFLLFQLQQVGKDESVNTLSAYLNDEKLSGPAARALARIGSATASQALLKALNGASGNAQTSIVEALGDSRFTEAAPAIEKLASGSDVKSRKVALYALAMIGAPSSENTLMSAASKASYKYDEANAASSYLTYLGRLNENGHKALAAKAAATLLKNAPQTPTRSAALKLLADAQGAASLPVLINVLQSTDIQFRVAALKLAQKYMTPATTGLFLKSLPTLKPIARAEVIDMLGQAEAKSALPTILKNLNDKDSGIRLAAIKAAGKIGQESALPALLGIMKKGTADDVNAVKNALLILKGDKVADQIATALPSMPVTAQPALLEVLAARAADSKIDVVLAQLKSSNANVKAAAFAALKSVSAAKDLPTLVGLLNSVSAPQELLATQEALTAVVRKTGDELRQTNTVLDQMNAAPADKKPNYLRVLANIGGKKALSAVTAAYQTGDAAAQNAALAALSNWKDASAAPELYKIGKSTTDAGYLDLAVNGYLKAAGRVSQTPTQKVLMLRKALDMAKTTAQKESILKELIRNRTFNALILAGNYLDDASLQQTAAQIIINSALANKDFQGETVRQLLTKAISLTANVEQKEAARKLLSEMPAGEGFVSLFNGKDLTGWKGLVANPVARAKMHPDTLAAKQAKADEVMRKGWVVKDGELIFTGHGDNLCTVKKYGDFEMYVDWRIEPKGDAGIYLRGSPQVQVWDTSRVEVGAQVGSGGLYNNQKNPSKPLKLADNAIGDWNTFYILMKGDRVTVRLNGELVVDNVILENYWDRKQPIFPMEQLELQAHGTLVAYRDIYVRELPQTKPFMLSEQEKQDNFKMLFDGTNMFEWTGNTTDYVMEDGAIVIYPNRGGKGNLYTKDEYSDFEFRFEFQLTPGSNNGLGIRAPLTGDAAYVGTELQILDNEADIYKNLQPYQYHGSAYGIIPAKRGYLKPVGEWNYQEVVVKGSKVKVTLNGTVILDGDLAEASKNGTADHREHPGLSRTSGYIGFLGHGDVVRFRNIRIKDLSLPLPPPVEPEKVIEKKKRRKK is encoded by the coding sequence ATGAAAAAGATACTATCTATATTGATTGCCTTTGTATTGAGTAGTTTAGCGGCAATAGCTCAACAAGACAATCGAATTACTACCCTCTTGGGGCAGTTTCCCGCCCGAAACGCCGCTCAATTGCAAATAAACATGGACGAGATGGCCGCGCTGGGCAAATCGGGCATTGCCCAACTGGCGTCCGCACTCGTGCCGGCCGCTAAAGGCGATAATGCGAAAGTGCAATACGCCATTGGCGGCTTTACCAATTTTGTGACCCAAAGCGGCAAAGAAGAATGGCGAAAAATGGCCGCCGAAGCCTATGCCGAAGCCTTGGGTAAAGTGACCGACAAAGACAATCAGGCCTTTTTACTGTTTCAGCTTCAACAGGTGGGCAAAGACGAAAGTGTCAATACGTTATCTGCTTACCTGAATGATGAAAAACTGAGCGGTCCGGCCGCTCGGGCACTGGCAAGAATCGGCTCTGCAACAGCGAGTCAGGCCTTATTGAAAGCGCTGAACGGTGCTTCCGGCAATGCGCAGACCTCCATCGTGGAAGCCTTGGGCGACAGCCGTTTTACCGAAGCGGCACCCGCCATTGAAAAATTAGCTTCCGGCAGTGATGTAAAGAGCCGCAAAGTGGCGCTTTATGCGTTGGCAATGATCGGTGCGCCGTCGTCAGAAAATACGCTGATGAGCGCTGCCTCCAAAGCTTCTTATAAGTACGACGAAGCCAATGCCGCGTCATCCTACCTGACGTATCTGGGGCGTCTGAACGAAAACGGCCATAAAGCTCTTGCCGCTAAGGCCGCCGCAACATTACTGAAAAATGCCCCCCAAACCCCCACACGCTCGGCAGCCCTGAAACTTTTGGCCGATGCACAGGGAGCCGCAAGCCTTCCTGTATTGATCAATGTGTTACAGAGCACCGATATCCAGTTTCGGGTAGCCGCCCTGAAGCTGGCCCAGAAATACATGACCCCCGCCACCACCGGCCTGTTTTTAAAATCGCTGCCCACCTTAAAACCCATAGCCCGGGCAGAGGTCATTGATATGCTGGGACAGGCAGAAGCAAAATCAGCCTTACCGACCATTCTTAAAAACCTGAACGACAAAGACAGCGGTATCCGGCTCGCGGCCATCAAAGCGGCCGGAAAGATCGGACAGGAAAGCGCTTTGCCTGCATTATTGGGCATTATGAAAAAAGGAACCGCCGATGACGTCAACGCCGTTAAAAATGCCCTGCTTATCCTGAAAGGAGATAAAGTGGCCGACCAAATCGCCACCGCGCTTCCTTCCATGCCCGTAACCGCCCAACCCGCTTTGCTCGAAGTACTGGCGGCCCGCGCAGCTGACAGCAAGATAGATGTTGTATTGGCTCAATTGAAAAGTAGCAACGCCAATGTGAAAGCGGCCGCTTTTGCGGCATTGAAAAGTGTTTCGGCGGCTAAAGACCTCCCTACATTGGTGGGATTATTGAACAGCGTTTCCGCTCCGCAGGAACTGCTCGCCACGCAGGAAGCCCTCACGGCCGTCGTACGAAAAACGGGAGATGAGCTCCGGCAAACCAATACCGTATTGGATCAGATGAATGCTGCACCGGCAGACAAAAAACCGAACTACCTGCGCGTTTTGGCCAATATCGGCGGTAAAAAAGCGCTGTCTGCCGTTACAGCGGCTTATCAAACCGGCGATGCCGCTGCGCAAAATGCAGCCCTTGCTGCCCTTTCCAACTGGAAAGATGCAAGTGCCGCTCCCGAACTCTACAAAATCGGGAAAAGCACCACTGACGCAGGTTACCTTGACCTGGCAGTGAACGGGTACCTTAAAGCAGCCGGTCGCGTCAGCCAAACACCCACCCAAAAAGTATTGATGCTGCGCAAAGCACTGGATATGGCCAAAACAACGGCTCAAAAAGAAAGTATCCTGAAAGAACTCATTCGTAATCGGACGTTCAATGCGCTGATCCTGGCGGGCAATTATTTGGACGATGCCTCATTACAGCAAACCGCCGCTCAAATCATCATCAACAGCGCATTGGCCAATAAAGATTTTCAGGGGGAGACCGTGCGTCAACTCCTGACCAAAGCCATCAGCCTGACCGCCAACGTCGAACAAAAAGAAGCGGCCCGGAAACTTTTGTCCGAAATGCCCGCCGGCGAAGGCTTTGTTTCATTGTTTAACGGCAAAGACCTGACGGGCTGGAAAGGCTTGGTCGCCAATCCGGTCGCCCGTGCTAAAATGCACCCCGATACGCTCGCGGCCAAACAGGCAAAAGCCGACGAAGTGATGCGGAAAGGGTGGGTTGTCAAGGATGGCGAACTCATCTTTACGGGCCACGGAGATAACCTGTGTACCGTCAAAAAATACGGGGATTTTGAAATGTACGTCGATTGGCGCATTGAGCCCAAAGGCGATGCAGGCATTTACCTGCGCGGCTCACCGCAAGTACAGGTGTGGGATACTTCTCGTGTAGAAGTAGGCGCGCAGGTAGGCTCGGGAGGTTTGTACAATAACCAAAAGAACCCAAGCAAGCCGCTCAAATTGGCCGACAATGCCATCGGTGACTGGAACACGTTCTACATCCTGATGAAAGGCGACCGCGTCACGGTACGACTCAACGGTGAATTGGTGGTAGATAATGTTATTTTGGAAAACTATTGGGACCGTAAGCAACCGATTTTTCCCATGGAGCAGTTGGAGCTACAGGCCCACGGCACCCTCGTGGCCTACCGCGATATTTACGTACGGGAATTGCCTCAAACCAAACCCTTTATGCTGAGCGAGCAGGAAAAACAGGATAATTTTAAAATGCTGTTTGACGGCACCAACATGTTTGAGTGGACAGGAAATACCACCGATTACGTGATGGAAGACGGCGCGATCGTGATCTATCCCAACCGTGGCGGCAAAGGCAACCTGTACACCAAAGACGAATACAGCGATTTTGAGTTCCGTTTTGAATTCCAATTGACGCCCGGCTCCAACAACGGTCTGGGCATTCGCGCGCCGCTTACCGGCGATGCCGCCTACGTGGGCACCGAATTACAGATTCTGGACAACGAAGCCGATATCTACAAAAACCTGCAACCTTACCAGTACCACGGCTCCGCCTACGGCATCATTCCGGCCAAGCGCGGCTACCTCAAACCCGTCGGGGAGTGGAACTATCAGGAAGTGGTCGTTAAGGGCTCTAAAGTCAAAGTGACCCTCAACGGCACGGTGATTCTGGACGGTGACTTGGCCGAAGCCTCCAAAAACGGCACCGCCGACCACCGCGAACATCCGGGCCTCAGCCGCACGTCGGGATACATCGGATTTTTGGGTCACGGCGACGTGGTTCGTTTCAGAAATATCCGTATCAAAGACCTGAGCCTCCCGCTGCCGCCGCCGGTCGAGCCGGAGAAAGTGATCGAGAAAAAGAAAAGGCGGAAGAAATAA
- a CDS encoding Gfo/Idh/MocA family oxidoreductase encodes MKENIPASGSRRKFIKGSLATLAAFSIVPRHVLGKGFLAPSDQLTKAIVGVGGMGRGHIPYAGTKVVAICDVDKRHLKLALDQLEPGVKTFSDYRELIQLPEVDIVHVATPPHWHGIIAADAARAGKDVWCEKPMTRTIGEGKRLVEAVQQHGRIFRLNTWFRFESNFYGMNTTVKPIKKLVESGLLGWPLKVTVSKHTGFDWKFYWVGKTNLQPEPIPAELDYDMWLGPAQYKPYSEHRTHGTFRGYWDYDGGGLGDMGQHYLDPIQYFLGKDDTSPISVEIDAPQQHTDAVGTWRRIEYTYADGCKIILDGEGKDENVPYIEGPKGKLYPNFRSDIPDLEKKLAAFPDSEPQNTDFAEAVRKRQKFALNEENGHRSCTIVNMGLAALRLGRSLKFDPVKQLFVDDEGANRLIDQPMRGPWTM; translated from the coding sequence ATGAAAGAAAATATACCTGCTTCCGGCTCCAGAAGAAAATTCATCAAAGGTTCGCTTGCAACACTGGCAGCCTTCTCCATTGTACCCCGTCACGTATTGGGCAAAGGCTTTTTAGCCCCCAGTGACCAACTGACCAAAGCCATCGTGGGCGTAGGCGGTATGGGTCGCGGACATATCCCTTACGCGGGTACCAAGGTCGTGGCCATCTGTGATGTAGACAAACGCCACCTCAAACTTGCCCTCGATCAATTGGAGCCGGGCGTAAAAACATTTTCCGATTACCGCGAATTAATTCAATTGCCCGAAGTGGACATTGTCCACGTGGCTACACCGCCGCACTGGCACGGTATCATCGCCGCCGATGCCGCCCGCGCGGGCAAAGATGTGTGGTGCGAAAAACCCATGACCCGCACCATCGGCGAAGGCAAACGCCTCGTGGAAGCCGTACAGCAGCACGGTCGTATTTTCAGGCTCAATACATGGTTTCGGTTTGAATCCAATTTTTACGGCATGAACACGACCGTAAAGCCCATCAAAAAACTCGTGGAAAGCGGCTTGCTCGGCTGGCCGCTCAAGGTGACGGTGAGTAAGCATACGGGCTTTGACTGGAAGTTCTATTGGGTAGGAAAAACAAATCTTCAGCCCGAGCCCATTCCTGCCGAACTGGACTACGATATGTGGCTCGGACCTGCGCAGTACAAGCCGTACAGCGAGCACCGCACCCACGGTACCTTCCGTGGCTATTGGGACTATGATGGCGGTGGCTTGGGCGACATGGGGCAGCATTATCTGGACCCGATCCAGTATTTTTTGGGCAAAGACGATACAAGCCCCATCAGCGTGGAGATCGACGCTCCGCAGCAGCACACCGACGCCGTAGGTACGTGGCGACGCATTGAATACACTTATGCCGACGGCTGCAAGATCATTCTGGACGGCGAAGGCAAAGACGAAAATGTACCGTATATCGAAGGGCCGAAAGGAAAACTATACCCCAACTTCCGCTCTGACATCCCTGATTTAGAGAAAAAGCTGGCCGCATTCCCCGATTCGGAGCCCCAAAACACCGATTTTGCAGAGGCTGTCAGAAAGCGCCAAAAATTTGCCCTGAATGAAGAAAACGGCCATCGTTCCTGTACCATTGTCAATATGGGTCTGGCGGCGCTGCGCTTGGGCCGGTCGCTGAAATTTGACCCGGTCAAACAGCTTTTTGTGGACGATGAAGGGGCTAACCGCCTTATTGACCAACCCATGCGCGGTCCCTGGACCATGTGA
- a CDS encoding dipeptide epimerase, which yields MQLFFHRFDLRLRHTFTIAHDSRHVQPTLVVELRDGAFSGFGEATSNKYYGITIESMIEALEAIRGTIESYDLQSPEDFWDCVYPFLSDNSFAQCALDEAANDLWAKKRRQKLYEARGFSAEHIPMTNYTIGIDTVEKMVKKMQELPWPIYKIKLGTPDDLAIIRELRKHTDAIFRVDANCAWSAGQAIRYSPELKTLGVEFIEQPLKADDWEGMKRVFEQSALPCIADESCIVEADVAKCQGYFHGVNVKLTKCGGLTPARRMIAEAKALGMQTMVGCMNETSVGISAIAHLLPLLDYVDMDGTLLITNDPASGVTFDFGKVIYASENGTGAALL from the coding sequence ATGCAGCTTTTTTTTCACCGCTTCGATCTACGCCTTCGTCATACTTTCACCATTGCCCACGATTCAAGGCATGTACAGCCTACGCTGGTCGTTGAGTTGCGCGACGGCGCTTTCAGCGGCTTCGGCGAAGCTACCTCCAACAAATACTACGGCATTACGATCGAGAGCATGATAGAAGCGCTGGAAGCGATCCGGGGCACTATTGAAAGCTATGACCTGCAATCGCCCGAAGATTTTTGGGACTGCGTTTATCCTTTTCTGTCCGATAATTCCTTTGCACAATGCGCTCTGGACGAAGCCGCCAATGACCTTTGGGCCAAAAAACGCCGCCAAAAACTGTACGAAGCCCGGGGATTTTCTGCAGAGCATATTCCCATGACAAACTACACCATCGGTATTGATACCGTAGAAAAGATGGTGAAAAAAATGCAGGAACTCCCTTGGCCCATCTATAAAATCAAACTCGGAACGCCCGACGATTTAGCCATCATTCGCGAGCTTCGAAAACACACCGATGCGATCTTTCGCGTGGATGCCAACTGCGCCTGGAGTGCCGGCCAAGCCATCAGGTACAGCCCCGAGTTAAAAACTTTAGGCGTTGAATTTATTGAACAGCCCCTCAAAGCCGACGATTGGGAGGGCATGAAACGGGTGTTTGAGCAAAGCGCATTACCCTGCATTGCCGACGAAAGCTGCATCGTCGAAGCGGATGTCGCAAAATGCCAAGGTTATTTTCACGGCGTCAACGTCAAACTCACCAAATGCGGCGGCCTCACGCCCGCCCGTCGGATGATTGCCGAAGCCAAAGCATTGGGCATGCAAACCATGGTAGGCTGCATGAACGAAACAAGCGTTGGAATATCGGCCATTGCCCATCTGCTTCCTTTGCTGGATTACGTCGACATGGACGGCACGCTGCTCATTACCAATGACCCTGCCTCAGGGGTAACGTTCGACTTTGGAAAGGTAATTTATGCTTCTGAAAACGGTACGGGGGCAGCGCTTCTTTAA
- the porG gene encoding type IX secretion system protein PorG, with protein MIGFLLGAFCLQVKAQRITIGAGLGGFNYKGDMAPAFTPRNYLPGGNAFFRYNLSQAVSLRAGGTLGMVGARDSRSPDPFNQARNASFRSTVIEGSLITEYNFLNYSQKRKARNWTPYLFGGVGFYKFMPRTKTSDYKTAQMNIPFGAGVKWEFKRPWSLEFEFGTRKLFTDYLDDLGGNVPINQKIQLGNPTTKDMYYYTSITLSYTFYTIICPPGFSNDY; from the coding sequence TTGATTGGCTTCCTTTTGGGAGCCTTTTGTTTACAGGTAAAAGCCCAACGCATCACTATCGGTGCGGGCTTGGGAGGATTTAATTATAAAGGGGATATGGCGCCGGCATTTACCCCCCGCAACTACCTTCCCGGAGGCAACGCTTTTTTTCGATACAACCTCAGTCAGGCGGTTTCGCTGCGGGCCGGAGGCACGTTGGGTATGGTCGGTGCCAGAGACAGTCGCTCACCGGATCCGTTCAATCAGGCACGAAATGCGTCCTTTCGTTCAACGGTCATAGAGGGCAGTTTAATCACCGAATACAATTTTTTGAATTACTCGCAAAAACGGAAAGCCAGGAATTGGACCCCTTACCTTTTCGGCGGAGTAGGGTTTTATAAATTTATGCCCCGCACCAAAACCTCCGATTATAAGACCGCTCAAATGAACATTCCTTTTGGTGCCGGTGTAAAATGGGAATTTAAACGCCCGTGGAGCCTTGAATTTGAGTTTGGTACACGTAAATTGTTTACCGATTATCTGGACGATCTGGGCGGTAATGTTCCTATCAATCAAAAAATCCAACTGGGCAATCCCACCACAAAGGATATGTATTACTATACATCAATCACGCTCAGCTACACTTTTTATACCATCATCTGCCCGCCGGGCTTTTCAAACGATTATTAA
- a CDS encoding DUF6089 family protein — protein MKFKITVGTVLFTLLVTYASEAQRRKTPFEQYSTVGFGLGTSSYIGELAPYRYPVRTVFKMMRWNVNANYTRHFTPNLAARLGFTWARMAGDDEFYNRGGQPLPDFYVRNLHFRNDIKELSVVGIYKFRGDGRSPNRRVAFTPYVFAGVAVLAHNPKAKTPQSPDYDNNWVALQPLGTEGQGQPGYAKPYSLVTYAIPVGIGFTWRVNNQWNVGFEGGIRLTGSDYLDDAGGFFPDPAVLKNDLARAMSNRTNEPIAARTGRDRTDIVRSIVYPNEPSIDPFATKPLSGWAQGDPRGGGQNDIYLLSSIKVSYVLPSKIKCPPIR, from the coding sequence ATGAAATTCAAAATAACTGTCGGCACCGTGTTATTTACACTACTGGTAACGTACGCCTCCGAAGCCCAACGTCGTAAAACGCCTTTTGAACAATATTCAACGGTAGGCTTTGGTTTGGGAACCTCTTCATACATCGGCGAATTAGCCCCTTACCGTTATCCGGTCAGAACTGTTTTTAAAATGATGCGTTGGAATGTAAATGCTAACTATACGCGCCATTTTACTCCAAATCTGGCAGCGCGTTTGGGATTTACGTGGGCACGCATGGCGGGCGATGATGAATTCTATAACCGCGGCGGACAACCTTTGCCGGATTTTTACGTACGCAACCTTCATTTTCGTAATGATATCAAAGAATTGAGTGTAGTGGGAATTTATAAGTTTAGAGGCGATGGCAGAAGCCCCAACCGACGCGTGGCCTTTACCCCTTATGTCTTTGCCGGAGTTGCGGTATTGGCCCATAACCCCAAAGCGAAAACACCCCAATCTCCTGATTATGATAACAATTGGGTAGCCCTTCAGCCTCTTGGCACCGAAGGTCAGGGCCAGCCCGGGTATGCCAAGCCTTATTCATTGGTCACGTATGCCATTCCGGTGGGAATCGGCTTTACATGGAGAGTAAATAATCAGTGGAACGTTGGTTTTGAGGGTGGTATTCGTCTTACGGGTTCTGATTATCTGGATGACGCAGGCGGCTTTTTTCCCGACCCGGCCGTCCTGAAAAATGACTTGGCGCGTGCAATGTCCAACCGTACCAATGAACCCATAGCCGCACGCACCGGCAGAGACCGTACCGATATCGTAAGAAGTATCGTGTATCCAAACGAACCTTCCATTGATCCCTTTGCCACAAAACCCTTATCGGGCTGGGCACAGGGCGATCCACGCGGTGGAGGCCAAAATGACATCTATCTTTTATCAAGCATAAAGGTCAGTTATGTATTACCGTCCAAAATTAAGTGCCCCCCCATTCGTTAA